From a single Streptomyces sp. NBC_01264 genomic region:
- a CDS encoding AI-2E family transporter: MPRWLPRAVVLVLALVACFQLGSWAFHQLIGLLVNILIAFFLALAIEPAVARMAARGMRRGLATFLVFLGVFVAAVGFLVLLGSVLAAQIVDLVEGFPGYLDSLIGSINDTFHTDLSRLDIQDSLLHSDWLQKYVQNSASGVLDVSATVLGGLFKLLTIGLFSFYFAADGPRLRRALCSVLPPRKQAEVLRAWEIAVTKTGGYLYSRGLMALISGIAHYIVFAVLGVPYAPALAVWVGLVSQFIPTIGTYLAGALPMLLAFTVNPWYALYVLGFVVVYQQFENYVLQPKLTSKTVDIHPAVAFGSVIAGTALLGAVGALIAIPAVATLQAFLGAYVKRYALTDDADASTSRSRPRRRVRLPGRR; encoded by the coding sequence ATGCCGCGCTGGCTGCCGCGCGCGGTGGTCCTCGTACTGGCCCTGGTGGCCTGCTTCCAGCTCGGCAGCTGGGCCTTCCACCAGCTCATCGGGCTGCTCGTCAACATCCTGATCGCGTTCTTCCTCGCGCTCGCGATAGAACCGGCCGTGGCCAGGATGGCGGCCCGCGGCATGCGCCGCGGGCTCGCCACCTTCCTGGTGTTCCTCGGGGTGTTCGTCGCGGCCGTCGGATTCCTCGTCCTGCTCGGCTCGGTCCTGGCCGCACAGATCGTCGACCTGGTGGAGGGCTTCCCCGGCTATCTCGACTCGCTGATCGGCTCGATCAACGACACCTTCCACACGGACCTGTCCCGGCTGGACATCCAGGACAGCCTGCTGCACTCGGACTGGCTGCAGAAATACGTGCAGAACAGCGCCAGCGGGGTGCTCGACGTGTCCGCCACCGTGCTCGGCGGACTGTTCAAGCTGCTGACGATCGGTCTGTTCTCCTTCTACTTCGCCGCCGACGGGCCGCGACTGCGCCGCGCGCTGTGCTCCGTACTGCCTCCCAGGAAGCAGGCGGAGGTGCTGCGCGCGTGGGAGATCGCCGTCACCAAGACGGGCGGATACCTCTACTCGCGCGGGCTGATGGCACTGATCTCCGGGATCGCGCACTACATCGTGTTCGCGGTGCTGGGCGTGCCGTACGCACCCGCGCTCGCGGTGTGGGTGGGGCTGGTGTCGCAGTTCATCCCCACCATCGGCACCTACCTGGCGGGTGCGCTGCCGATGCTGCTCGCCTTCACGGTGAACCCCTGGTACGCGCTGTACGTCCTCGGATTCGTGGTGGTGTACCAGCAGTTCGAGAACTACGTGCTCCAGCCGAAGCTCACCTCGAAGACGGTGGACATCCACCCGGCGGTGGCCTTCGGATCGGTCATCGCCGGCACCGCCCTGCTGGGCGCGGTCGGGGCGCTCATCGCGATCCCGGCCGTCGCCACGCTGCAGGCGTTCCTCGGGGCGTACGTGAAGCGGTACGCGCTGACCGACGACGCGGACGCCTCTACTTCGCGTTCTCGTCCGCGGCGCCGAGTACGGCTGCCAGGGCGTCGGTGA
- a CDS encoding Clp protease N-terminal domain-containing protein, translated as MTNPSVEPVRMTNPVRLDDLIEAIKKVHTDTLEQLSGAVVAAEALGDVADHLIGHFVDQARRSGASWTDIGRSMGVTRQAAQKRFVPKADKEGEAPLDPGQGFARFTPRARNVVVTAQNEARTAANAEIRTEHLVLGLLAEDEGLAARAIAAQGVAADEVRAAATAGLPPAVADLPALIPFDASAKKALELTFREALRLGHGYVGTEHVLLALLELENGTGPLSGLGVDKDTVENWVTDALAAVLGAADENAK; from the coding sequence ATGACGAACCCTTCGGTGGAACCCGTTCGCATGACCAATCCGGTACGCCTCGACGACCTCATCGAGGCCATCAAGAAAGTCCACACCGACACCCTGGAGCAGCTCAGCGGCGCAGTCGTCGCCGCCGAGGCCCTCGGGGACGTCGCGGACCACCTCATCGGCCACTTCGTCGACCAGGCCCGCCGCTCCGGCGCCTCCTGGACCGACATCGGCCGCAGCATGGGCGTCACCCGCCAGGCCGCCCAGAAGCGCTTCGTACCGAAGGCCGACAAGGAGGGCGAGGCCCCGCTCGACCCCGGCCAGGGCTTCGCCCGCTTCACCCCCCGCGCCCGCAACGTGGTGGTGACCGCGCAGAACGAGGCCCGCACCGCCGCCAACGCCGAGATCCGCACCGAGCACCTCGTCCTCGGGCTGCTGGCCGAGGACGAGGGCCTCGCGGCCCGGGCCATCGCCGCCCAGGGCGTCGCGGCCGACGAGGTACGCGCCGCCGCGACGGCGGGCCTGCCCCCGGCCGTGGCGGACCTCCCCGCCCTGATCCCCTTCGACGCCTCGGCGAAGAAGGCCCTGGAGCTCACCTTCCGCGAGGCCCTGCGCCTGGGCCACGGCTACGTGGGTACCGAGCACGTCCTGCTCGCGCTCCTGGAGCTGGAGAACGGAACGGGTCCGCTCAGCGGCCTCGGCGTGGACAAGGACACGGTCGAGAACTGGGTCACCGACGCCCTGGCAGCCGTACTCGGCGCCGCGGACGAGAACGCGAAGTAG
- a CDS encoding 2'-5' RNA ligase family protein, which yields MTDTADDTTSSMFPAGRTALIVRIPEAEPVVRGWRDRIDPAARAGAGVPAHVSVLYPFLQEDLIDAPVLAGIAAALSPHHAFDLRFERTDRFPGMLYLAPEPDAPLRRLTRAITERWPDVRPYGGRYPDPVPHLTVAQRAAEADLDAAEADLGGRLPLTARARTVDLVAYDGTAWHERASFALGEPGE from the coding sequence ATGACGGACACCGCGGACGACACCACCTCCAGCATGTTCCCCGCCGGCCGCACCGCGCTCATCGTGCGGATCCCCGAAGCGGAACCCGTGGTCCGGGGCTGGCGGGACCGGATCGACCCCGCCGCCCGGGCCGGGGCCGGGGTTCCGGCGCACGTGAGCGTGCTCTACCCGTTCCTCCAGGAGGACCTGATCGACGCCCCGGTCCTCGCCGGGATCGCCGCGGCCCTGAGCCCCCACCACGCCTTCGACCTGCGCTTCGAGCGGACCGACCGGTTCCCGGGGATGCTCTACCTCGCCCCGGAGCCGGACGCCCCGCTGCGCCGGCTGACCCGTGCGATCACCGAGCGCTGGCCGGACGTCCGCCCCTACGGCGGCCGCTACCCGGACCCGGTCCCGCACCTCACGGTGGCCCAGCGCGCCGCCGAGGCGGACCTGGACGCCGCCGAGGCGGACCTGGGCGGCCGACTCCCGCTCACCGCCCGCGCCCGCACCGTCGACCTGGTGGCCTACGACGGGACGGCCTGGCACGAGCGCGCGAGCTTCGCACTGGGGGAACCGGGAGAGTGA
- the recA gene encoding recombinase RecA, whose amino-acid sequence MAGNDREKALEAALAQIERQFGKGAVMRLGDKPNDPIEVIPTGSTALDIALGVGGLPRGRVIEVYGPESSGKTTLTLHAVANAQKAGGTVAFVDAEHALDPEYAKALGVDTDNLILSQPDTGEQALEIVDMLVRSGALDLIVIDSVAALVPRAEIEGEMGDSHVGLQARLMSQALRKITGALNQSKTTAIFINQLREKIGVMFGSPETTTGGRALKFYASVRLDIRRIETLKDGTDAVGNRTRVKVVKNKVAPPFKQAEFDILYGHGISREGGLIDMGVEHGFVRKAGAWYTYEGDQLGQGKENARKFLCDNPALSDEIERKIKEKLGVGIRKTDTAAAATAEAGADASAETAAVPAPASKAKTAVKAAVAKS is encoded by the coding sequence ATGGCAGGCAACGACCGCGAGAAGGCTCTCGAAGCCGCGCTCGCACAGATTGAACGGCAGTTCGGCAAGGGTGCCGTGATGCGTCTCGGCGACAAGCCGAACGACCCCATCGAGGTCATCCCCACCGGATCGACCGCGCTGGACATCGCGCTCGGCGTCGGCGGGCTGCCGCGCGGCCGTGTGATCGAGGTGTACGGGCCGGAGTCCTCCGGTAAGACGACCCTGACGCTGCATGCCGTGGCCAACGCGCAGAAGGCCGGCGGCACCGTGGCCTTCGTGGACGCCGAGCACGCGCTCGACCCCGAGTACGCCAAGGCCCTCGGCGTCGACACCGACAACCTCATCCTGTCCCAGCCGGACACCGGCGAGCAGGCGCTGGAGATCGTGGACATGCTGGTCCGCTCCGGCGCGCTGGACCTCATCGTCATCGACTCCGTCGCGGCCCTCGTGCCGCGCGCGGAGATCGAGGGCGAGATGGGCGACTCGCACGTGGGTCTCCAGGCCCGCCTGATGAGCCAGGCCCTCCGGAAGATCACCGGTGCGCTCAACCAGTCCAAGACCACCGCGATCTTCATCAACCAGCTCCGCGAAAAGATCGGTGTGATGTTCGGCTCGCCGGAGACCACCACCGGTGGCCGCGCGCTGAAGTTCTACGCCTCCGTGCGCCTCGACATCCGGCGCATCGAGACCCTCAAGGACGGCACGGACGCGGTCGGCAACCGCACCCGCGTCAAGGTCGTCAAGAACAAGGTCGCGCCGCCCTTCAAGCAGGCCGAGTTCGACATCCTCTACGGCCACGGCATCAGCCGCGAGGGCGGCCTGATCGACATGGGCGTGGAGCACGGCTTCGTCCGCAAGGCCGGTGCATGGTACACGTACGAGGGCGACCAGCTCGGCCAGGGCAAGGAGAACGCGCGGAAGTTCCTCTGCGACAACCCCGCCCTGTCCGACGAGATCGAGCGGAAGATCAAGGAGAAGCTGGGCGTCGGCATCCGCAAGACGGACACCGCTGCCGCTGCCACGGCCGAGGCCGGCGCGGACGCGTCCGCCGAGACCGCGGCCGTGCCCGCTCCCGCGTCGAAGGCCAAGACCGCGGTCAAGGCCGCCGTCGCTAAGAGCTGA
- the recX gene encoding recombination regulator RecX, whose amino-acid sequence MWEHERGGADGTGGTDGPDGAEDRREGSRRGRRESGGRGGRRSEGRGDREGREGREGRQELPPQSPEEQARAICLRQLTGMPRTRRQLADALAKRDIPEEVSEQVLSRFEEVGLIDDAAFAGAWVESRHRGRGLARRALAQELRTKGVAPTLVQEALEQLDSDQEEETARELVERKLRATRGLERDKRIRRLAGMLARKGYPEGMALRVVRGALEAEGEDAEDAEDLTT is encoded by the coding sequence GTGTGGGAGCACGAAAGGGGCGGCGCTGACGGCACCGGCGGCACCGACGGTCCGGACGGCGCTGAGGACCGCCGCGAGGGCAGTCGCCGGGGCCGCCGCGAGAGCGGCGGCCGGGGAGGCCGTCGTTCGGAGGGCCGGGGGGACCGTGAAGGCCGGGAGGGCCGGGAGGGCCGCCAGGAACTGCCGCCCCAGAGTCCCGAGGAGCAGGCGCGGGCGATCTGTCTGCGCCAGCTCACCGGGATGCCCCGCACCCGGCGGCAGCTCGCGGACGCCCTGGCCAAGCGGGACATCCCCGAGGAGGTGTCGGAGCAGGTCCTCTCCCGGTTCGAGGAGGTGGGCCTGATCGACGACGCCGCGTTCGCCGGCGCCTGGGTCGAGTCCCGGCACCGGGGACGGGGGCTGGCCCGCCGGGCGCTCGCGCAGGAACTCCGTACCAAGGGGGTGGCACCCACCCTCGTACAGGAGGCCCTGGAGCAGCTCGACTCCGACCAGGAGGAGGAGACCGCCCGGGAGCTCGTGGAGCGCAAGCTCCGCGCGACCCGGGGCCTGGAGCGGGACAAGCGGATCCGGCGCCTCGCCGGAATGCTCGCCCGCAAGGGGTACCCCGAGGGCATGGCCCTGCGGGTGGTCCGGGGCGCACTGGAGGCGGAGGGCGAAGACGCCGAGGATGCCGAAGATCTGACGACCTGA
- a CDS encoding rhodanese-like domain-containing protein — MAVSGIDALIDRLRTTYTRVDAAQAHAESLTGALLVDIRYQALRERDGLIPGALLIERNELEWRLDPEGSHRLPEAVDHDIRVIVICNEGYASTLAAASLHALSLPHATDLTGGFQSWKAAGLPVVPS, encoded by the coding sequence CTGGCAGTGAGCGGCATCGACGCGCTGATCGACCGGCTGCGGACCACGTACACCCGCGTGGACGCGGCCCAGGCGCACGCGGAGTCCCTGACCGGGGCCCTGCTGGTCGACATCCGGTACCAGGCCCTGCGCGAGCGGGACGGACTGATCCCCGGCGCCCTGCTGATCGAACGCAACGAACTGGAATGGCGCCTCGACCCCGAGGGCTCCCACCGCCTCCCGGAGGCGGTGGACCACGACATCCGCGTCATCGTCATCTGCAACGAGGGCTACGCCTCCACCCTCGCGGCGGCCTCCCTCCACGCCCTGTCCCTCCCCCACGCAACGGACCTCACGGGCGGCTTCCAATCCTGGAAGGCCGCGGGCCTACCGGTGGTTCCTTCTTAA
- a CDS encoding cysteine dioxygenase: MSAPTHAPAPAAAPALSAAGLLAFTRRIASDPELIASLPLDPEGRTWIRLDGPGGSEAWLIGWPPGTGTGWHDHAESRGAFTTARGRLTENSLAVRLPSEGWQSLSLAPDVDRTRALDAGTGRAFGEHHVHEVLNESATEHAISVHAYHPPLPLIRRYSRTGPVLTLEQVERPADWQ; encoded by the coding sequence ATGTCTGCACCCACGCACGCCCCTGCCCCGGCCGCGGCCCCCGCGCTCTCGGCGGCGGGCCTCCTCGCCTTCACCCGGCGCATCGCCTCCGACCCCGAGCTGATCGCCTCCCTCCCCCTCGACCCCGAGGGCCGGACGTGGATCCGGCTCGACGGCCCGGGCGGCAGCGAGGCCTGGCTGATCGGCTGGCCGCCCGGCACCGGCACCGGCTGGCACGACCACGCCGAGTCGCGGGGCGCGTTCACCACCGCGCGCGGCCGCCTCACGGAGAACTCCCTGGCGGTCCGCCTTCCCTCCGAGGGCTGGCAGTCCCTCTCCCTGGCCCCCGACGTGGACCGCACCCGCGCTCTGGACGCGGGCACCGGGCGGGCCTTCGGCGAGCACCACGTGCACGAGGTGCTCAACGAGTCCGCGACGGAGCACGCGATCTCCGTCCACGCGTACCACCCGCCGCTCCCCCTGATCCGCCGCTACAGCCGCACCGGCCCGGTGCTCACGCTGGAGCAGGTCGAGCGTCCGGCGGACTGGCAGTGA
- a CDS encoding putative leader peptide has protein sequence MTGNDVRLWRRVHMDLLRYAGCVCRPSC, from the coding sequence ATGACCGGCAACGACGTACGCCTGTGGCGGAGGGTCCATATGGACCTGCTCCGCTACGCGGGCTGCGTATGTCGTCCTTCCTGCTGA
- a CDS encoding FAD-dependent monooxygenase — protein MDPVIVVGAGPVGLSLSLALAGQGVPCVVLDEGSGKDELRPARTVALHAGTAAMVHRLGCTTLRDEGAYFVAWRTMRGGRVSQRITFEDGPAPIHLPQHALTRGLRDAAAAHPLVQLVTESKLDALEQDGRGVTAHTRGAETTWWRGSHLVGCDGARSTVRKLLGIRFPGRTAVERHAVAALRTELPWPGEALLHRSPPDEVTARPLADGAYRLDWLLPARGDLVTPDALVTRIRDSLALWCGGTTPPYELLDTGVHTLHHRLARRWRDGRCFLAGDAAHLLGALGTQGVEEGLRDAENLAWKLSLAWHQGASEELLDSYEAERRRAVAARLRAADQAMPVLRTGGGLRAYLPGASRAAEVLLTDGHLGRGPLGAEPVYAPPVAVHDVPTATEPGGPVENVPVTAPDGSTVPLRDQLGRGRLLVVLVAPGTGVWDRRHWVGAGLMPRLAAAVSALPVRAELLVADGYPGAAAHTVLLVRPDGHLAATFAGVHPAELYEAADAVRHGAPGATPAPAPRALPAAAPVVD, from the coding sequence ATGGACCCGGTGATCGTCGTCGGCGCGGGGCCCGTCGGGCTGTCCCTGTCCCTCGCCCTGGCCGGCCAGGGCGTGCCCTGCGTCGTGCTCGACGAGGGGTCCGGCAAGGACGAGCTCCGCCCCGCCCGTACCGTCGCCCTGCACGCCGGCACCGCCGCGATGGTGCACCGGCTGGGCTGTACGACCCTGCGCGACGAGGGAGCGTACTTCGTCGCGTGGCGCACCATGCGGGGTGGCCGCGTGTCGCAGCGGATCACCTTCGAGGACGGGCCGGCCCCGATCCACCTGCCCCAGCACGCCCTGACCCGCGGGCTGCGCGACGCCGCCGCCGCGCACCCCCTGGTCCAGCTAGTCACCGAGAGCAAACTCGACGCCCTGGAGCAGGACGGCCGCGGGGTCACCGCCCACACCCGGGGCGCGGAGACCACGTGGTGGCGCGGGAGCCACCTGGTCGGCTGCGACGGGGCCCGCTCCACCGTGCGCAAGCTGCTCGGCATCCGCTTCCCCGGCCGCACCGCCGTGGAGCGGCACGCCGTGGCCGCCCTGCGCACCGAACTGCCCTGGCCCGGGGAGGCGTTGCTGCACCGGAGCCCGCCCGACGAAGTCACCGCACGGCCGTTGGCCGACGGGGCGTACCGGCTGGACTGGCTGCTCCCGGCGCGCGGCGACCTCGTCACCCCCGACGCGCTGGTGACCCGGATCCGCGACAGCCTCGCGCTGTGGTGCGGGGGCACGACTCCCCCGTACGAGCTCCTCGACACCGGGGTCCACACCTTGCACCACCGGCTCGCCCGGCGCTGGCGCGACGGCCGCTGCTTCCTCGCCGGGGACGCCGCGCACCTGCTCGGCGCGCTCGGCACCCAGGGCGTGGAGGAGGGGCTCCGGGACGCGGAGAACCTCGCCTGGAAGCTCTCCCTCGCCTGGCACCAGGGGGCCTCGGAGGAACTCCTCGACAGTTACGAGGCCGAGCGCCGCAGGGCGGTGGCCGCCCGGCTGCGCGCCGCCGACCAGGCCATGCCCGTCCTGCGCACCGGGGGCGGACTGCGCGCGTACCTCCCCGGAGCCTCGCGGGCCGCCGAAGTGCTCCTGACCGACGGCCATCTGGGCCGCGGCCCGCTCGGCGCGGAGCCGGTGTACGCCCCGCCCGTGGCCGTCCACGACGTGCCCACCGCCACCGAGCCGGGCGGGCCCGTCGAGAACGTCCCGGTGACCGCGCCGGACGGCTCGACGGTGCCGCTGCGCGACCAGTTGGGCCGGGGCCGGCTGCTCGTCGTCCTCGTCGCCCCGGGCACCGGGGTCTGGGACCGGCGGCACTGGGTGGGCGCCGGCCTGATGCCCCGCCTCGCGGCGGCGGTCTCCGCGCTGCCGGTCCGGGCGGAGCTGCTCGTGGCGGACGGCTACCCGGGGGCGGCGGCGCACACCGTGCTCCTCGTACGACCGGACGGGCATCTCGCGGCCACGTTCGCCGGGGTCCACCCGGCCGAGCTGTACGAGGCCGCGGACGCGGTCCGGCACGGCGCGCCCGGAGCCACCCCGGCACCGGCGCCCAGGGCTTTGCCCGCCGCCGCACCCGTAGTCGATTGA
- a CDS encoding amino acid ABC transporter permease gives MTSVLYDTPGPRAKARNWIYSGVFLVAAAALAWWVLSSLADQNQLDADKWSPFVEGQVWTTFLLPGLGETLRAGAISMVIALPLGALLGIGRLSDHTWVRSIVGAWVEFFRAIPVLMLMLFGSAFYVQYTGVDSAVRPLYAVITGLVLYNSAVIAEIVRAGVESLPRGQTDAAKAIGMRKGQVMTNVLIPQAVTAMLPALVSQLVVVLKDTAIGGAVLGLAELLSTYRQISANYSNIIPTLIVIAAIYIAVNFALTTFASWMEGRLRKSKRSTGAMVPVSQFDAGQNAGGAA, from the coding sequence ATGACCTCGGTGCTGTACGACACCCCCGGCCCCCGGGCCAAGGCCCGCAACTGGATCTACAGCGGCGTCTTCCTCGTGGCGGCCGCCGCCCTCGCGTGGTGGGTGCTGTCCTCCCTCGCGGACCAGAACCAGCTCGACGCCGACAAGTGGAGCCCTTTCGTCGAGGGCCAGGTGTGGACGACGTTCCTGCTCCCGGGACTCGGCGAGACCCTGCGGGCCGGCGCCATCTCCATGGTGATCGCCCTGCCGCTCGGCGCCCTGCTCGGCATCGGCCGGCTCTCCGACCACACGTGGGTCCGCAGCATCGTGGGCGCCTGGGTCGAGTTCTTCCGCGCCATCCCGGTGCTGATGCTGATGCTCTTCGGCTCCGCCTTCTACGTGCAGTACACCGGCGTGGACTCCGCGGTGCGGCCGCTGTACGCCGTGATCACCGGGCTGGTCCTCTACAACTCCGCGGTCATCGCCGAGATCGTCCGGGCCGGCGTCGAGTCGCTGCCGAGGGGCCAGACCGACGCCGCGAAGGCGATCGGCATGCGCAAGGGCCAGGTCATGACCAACGTCCTGATCCCGCAGGCGGTGACCGCGATGCTGCCGGCGCTGGTCAGCCAGCTCGTGGTGGTCCTCAAGGACACCGCGATCGGCGGCGCCGTGCTGGGCCTCGCCGAACTGCTGTCCACGTACCGGCAGATCTCGGCGAACTACAGCAACATCATCCCGACCCTGATCGTGATCGCGGCGATCTACATCGCGGTGAACTTCGCCCTCACCACCTTCGCCTCCTGGATGGAGGGCCGGCTGCGGAAGTCGAAGCGGAGCACCGGCGCGATGGTGCCGGTCAGTCAGTTCGACGCGGGCCAGAACGCGGGCGGCGCCGCCTGA
- a CDS encoding amino acid ABC transporter permease: protein MFDFLDSGQYDVLGAFWVTVQLTLYSAVGSLIWGTVLAGMRVSPVPLMRGFGTAYVNLVRNTPLTVLILGCSLGLSQTLGVTLGGGTFKEIGFRLAVLGFIAYTGTFVCEAIRSGINTVPVGQAEASRALGMSFLQTLTLIVLPQAFRAVVAPLANVLIALTKNTTVAAAIGVAEAALLMKEVVENEPQDLFAVFGVFALGFVLLTLPTGLLLGWVAKRVAVKR from the coding sequence GTGTTCGATTTTCTTGATTCCGGGCAGTACGACGTGCTCGGAGCCTTCTGGGTGACGGTTCAGCTCACCCTCTACTCGGCCGTCGGGTCCCTGATCTGGGGCACCGTACTGGCCGGGATGCGGGTCAGTCCGGTCCCGCTGATGCGGGGCTTCGGCACCGCGTACGTCAACCTCGTGCGCAACACCCCGCTGACCGTGCTGATCCTCGGCTGTTCGCTGGGCCTCAGCCAGACCCTCGGCGTCACGCTCGGCGGCGGCACCTTCAAGGAGATCGGCTTCCGGCTCGCGGTCCTCGGGTTCATCGCCTACACCGGCACCTTCGTCTGCGAGGCGATCCGCTCCGGCATCAACACGGTCCCGGTCGGCCAGGCCGAGGCCTCCCGCGCCCTGGGCATGAGCTTCCTCCAGACGCTCACCCTGATCGTGCTCCCCCAGGCCTTCCGCGCGGTCGTCGCACCGCTCGCCAACGTGCTGATCGCCCTCACCAAGAACACCACGGTGGCGGCGGCGATCGGTGTGGCCGAGGCGGCGCTGCTGATGAAGGAGGTGGTCGAGAACGAGCCGCAGGACCTCTTCGCCGTCTTCGGCGTCTTCGCCCTCGGATTCGTCCTTCTGACCCTGCCCACCGGCCTGCTCCTGGGCTGGGTGGCCAAGCGCGTGGCGGTGAAGCGATGA
- a CDS encoding glutamate ABC transporter substrate-binding protein — protein sequence MKLSKVGAAAAIAVALALTATACGGDSDKPAGDASSSAGAKKDKIVIGIKFDQPGVGLKTPDGKFTGFDVDVATYVAKELGYTPEQIEFKQAVSAERENLIANGDVKLVVASYSINDKRKAKVDFAGPYFLAHQDLLVRADDTSITKAEDLNKKKLCSVTGSTSAQNVKTKLAPEADLLELGGYSECLTGLENKKVDALTTDNSILAGYAAQDKNKGKFKLVGLSLSNENYGIGLKKGDKELQTKVNAAIKKMEADGAWAKAVEKNFGPSGYKAEPAPAVTEGS from the coding sequence ATGAAGCTCTCCAAGGTCGGCGCGGCCGCCGCCATCGCCGTTGCTCTCGCCCTGACCGCGACCGCCTGTGGCGGCGACAGCGACAAGCCCGCGGGTGACGCCAGCTCCTCGGCCGGTGCCAAGAAGGACAAGATCGTCATCGGCATCAAGTTCGACCAGCCGGGTGTGGGCCTTAAGACCCCCGACGGCAAGTTCACGGGCTTCGACGTGGACGTGGCGACGTACGTGGCCAAGGAGCTCGGCTACACGCCCGAGCAGATCGAGTTCAAGCAGGCCGTCAGCGCCGAGCGCGAGAACCTGATCGCCAACGGCGACGTGAAGCTGGTCGTGGCGAGCTACTCGATCAACGACAAGCGCAAGGCGAAGGTCGACTTCGCCGGCCCGTACTTCCTCGCGCACCAGGACCTGCTGGTCCGCGCCGACGACACCTCGATCACCAAGGCCGAGGACCTGAACAAGAAGAAGCTCTGCTCGGTCACCGGCTCCACGTCGGCGCAGAACGTCAAGACCAAGCTGGCCCCCGAGGCCGACCTCCTGGAGCTGGGCGGCTACTCCGAGTGCCTGACCGGCCTGGAGAACAAGAAGGTCGACGCCCTGACCACGGACAACTCGATCCTGGCCGGCTACGCGGCGCAGGACAAGAACAAGGGCAAGTTCAAGCTGGTCGGGCTGAGCCTGAGCAACGAGAACTACGGCATCGGTCTGAAGAAGGGCGACAAGGAGCTTCAGACCAAGGTCAACGCCGCCATCAAGAAGATGGAGGCGGACGGCGCCTGGGCCAAGGCCGTCGAGAAGAACTTCGGTCCGTCCGGCTACAAGGCCGAGCCGGCCCCCGCGGTCACCGAAGGCAGCTGA
- a CDS encoding amino acid ABC transporter ATP-binding protein: protein MSGVSVTKDVQDAAGAADDLVVLSNVNKHFGALHVLQDIDLSIARGEVVVVIGPSGSGKSTLCRTINRLETIDSGSITVDGKQLPAEGKALAKLRADVGMVFQSFNLFAHKTVLQNVMLGQLKVRKSDSAAAMEKAKSLLDRVGVGSQADKYPAQLSGGQQQRVAIARALAMDPKVMLFDEPTSALDPEMINEVLEVMQQLAREGMTMVVVTHEMGFARSAANRVVFMADGKIVEEATPEQFFSNPRSDRAKDFLSKILHH from the coding sequence ATGAGCGGAGTATCAGTGACCAAGGACGTGCAGGACGCGGCCGGTGCCGCGGACGACCTGGTCGTGCTGAGCAACGTCAACAAGCACTTCGGCGCGCTGCACGTGCTTCAGGACATCGATCTGAGCATTGCCCGCGGTGAGGTCGTCGTCGTGATCGGCCCTTCGGGGTCGGGCAAGTCCACGCTGTGCCGGACCATCAACCGCCTGGAGACCATCGATTCGGGCAGCATCACCGTCGACGGGAAGCAACTGCCCGCCGAGGGCAAGGCGCTGGCGAAGCTGCGCGCCGATGTGGGCATGGTCTTCCAGTCGTTCAACCTCTTCGCGCACAAGACGGTGCTGCAGAACGTGATGCTGGGCCAGCTCAAGGTCCGCAAGTCGGACTCGGCGGCGGCGATGGAGAAGGCGAAGTCCCTCCTCGACCGGGTGGGTGTCGGCTCGCAGGCCGACAAGTACCCGGCGCAGCTCTCGGGCGGCCAGCAGCAGCGCGTGGCGATCGCCCGTGCCCTGGCGATGGACCCGAAGGTGATGCTCTTCGACGAGCCGACCTCGGCCCTCGACCCGGAGATGATCAACGAGGTGCTGGAGGTCATGCAGCAGCTCGCCCGGGAGGGGATGACCATGGTCGTCGTCACGCACGAGATGGGCTTCGCCCGCTCCGCCGCGAACCGCGTCGTCTTCATGGCCGACGGGAAGATCGTCGAAGAGGCCACGCCCGAGCAGTTCTTCAGCAACCCGCGGAGCGACCGCGCCAAGGACTTCCTCTCGAAGATCCTGCACCACTGA